The window TGGTCGTTGGTGGTGCAGTTGCCGCCGAAGTCGTCGTTGGTCGCGAACATGGCGCCGCCGTCGCCCCCGAACGGAGCGTCGGCGGTCCACTGCCAGTCCCGGGGGATGTAGTCCTGGGGATCGACGCCCTGGTTGCTGACCGTCCACTCGGGCCCGGGCGCGGCGTCGAAGTCCTCCGCGAACAGCTCGGTCGCGTACCTGGGGAGGGCCGGCGCGTCCGGGTCCAGGACGAGGTCGAAGGCGCACTGGAGCGGAAAGTCGAACATCTCGACCGCCAGCATCGCCTCGGCGACCTGATCGCAGTCGGCGCCGGTGACCGACTCCAGCGACGGCGCTCCGGTCTCGAGGTCGGTCAAGGGCGCTCCCACCAGGTCTCGACAGCTCAGCTCGGCGAGCTGGGCGTGGTCGGTGAAGTCGGTGATCTGAGTCTGGTAGACGGACATCGCGCGCCACCAGATGTGGGCGGCCTTGGTCAGGCCGATGCCGGCGACGGTGTGCCCGTTGTAGGTTCCGCCGTCGACCGCGAGCGCGAACGCATGGTTGGGCACCCCGCTGTTGGTGTGGACGCCGCCGCCGTCGTCGGCGCTGCAGTAGTACTGGCTGTCACTGACCTTGCCGGGATCGCCGGCGCAGTTGGGATGCCACATGTCGCGCAGCCCGTTCCACAGCGTGTCCTCCGCCACCACCCAGCGGACCGAGTCGTCGATGGCGAAGGAGAGCTCGACCACGACGCCTTCCGCTGCCGCGGCCCGGATGGCGAGGCCGAGGCTCTTGGAGATGAACGCGGCCGGAACCTCGAGCTGGGGCCCATCGCCGGGCATGTCGTAGACGACGTCGTTGATCGTGTTCATCACCAGCACGCCGGCGGCGCCGGCCTCCTGGGCGTTGGCGACGCGGTCGCGGTAGCTGCAGGCGCCGTAGCGGAACTCGACGAAGGCGATCCCTCCGGGCTCGAAGCCGACGAAGGGCTCGCAGCCGTCGGCCACGATGCCGACGCCGTCGTCGACCAGCTGCACGGTGCCCAGCACCGACCACGGCGGGGGCGGGTTGAAGTCGGCGCTCCCGGCCAGGTACTCGCCCGCGACCGCCGCCGGCGCCTGCACCGCGATCCGGACCGAGTTGCTGCCGACGTAGCCGGTGCAGGTGAGCGGCCCGCGCAACGGATGCGGGTCGTCGTTCCCGGCGCCGTTGATCTGATCGACGATCTCCCCGAAGATGTCCGAGAACGCCTCGTTGAGGGCCCCCGGCTGCCACTGGTAGATCAGGTCGTGGGTGCTGTCCGTGTAGGCGTGCGTCCACTCGTGGGCGACCACGTCGTCGGCGGCCGTGCTCTGACAGAAGCCGGTGTAGTTGCCGGTCCACCACGCGTTCGGGCAGCTCAGGTTCTGGTCCTCGTAGATCGAGCGCATCGCCGCGTCGTGGCCGTTCCAGGACCGGAAGCTGCCGCCGCTCAGATTCTCGAACAACCGGTAGGTGTCCTCGGCGAAGTTGATGAGGCCGTTGACCTCGCCGTCCTCGAGGTCGCCGATGCCCGAGAACGGCAGCGGGTCGCCCTCGTCCCAGACCCGGGCGCCCAGGTTGCGGTGGTAGATCGTCCGGTGGATGTGCTCGATGCCGGTGATCTGGTCGACGATGTCGCCGTCGTGAGCGTCGACGTAGAGGAGCTCGCGAACGTCGGCCCCGTTGCCGACCTCGACCTCCCACACCAGGTAGTCGCCGGCCGGCCGACCGGCGACCAGGCCGCTGCGAAACACCAGCGGGCCGCGCACGGTCGTGAGCAGCCCGGAGCGGCGGCTCTGCTTGGCCACCAGCGCGGCGCCGGTTGCGGCCGCCTGGTCGCCCGTCACCGCCGGAACGACCGAGGCCAGGGAGATCCCCGGCACCACCCTGCCGTTGACGGTCTCGAGCTCGCCCGCTGGGCTGAAGTGGAGTCGCAGCTCGGCGCCGAACACCGGCACGCCGAGGTGCAGCTGGTGGAACGACTGGTGCTCGCCGCCGAGCCGGTCGGCAAAGCGGCGGCCGGGCGCGAGATCGCGGACCGCGTCGTCGAGGCCGAACGCCCGGCCGTAGCGCGCGAGGAACGAGTGGGCGCGCTCCGCCGTGGAGGCTCCGGCAAGCGGCAGGCTGCCGGGGGCGAGACGGATCAGGCGGGGCACCCCGCTGGCTCGGTCGAGCTCGATTCGGAGTGCGCCGCCGCCGTCGCGCTCGAGCTCTTCGATCGCGTCCTCGCGGGCGGACCGGGCATCGACGGCCCCAGCCGACACCGCAACGCCGAAGCACACGGCCAATGCGATTCCACGGAAGGACTGCTTCTGCATCGATTCCTCGCAGCCTGGATGGGTGCCGGCTCCGCCTTGCCGTCAGGCTGACGCGCGGCGACCTCTCCGCGTGAATCTAGCACAGCGCACAAACTATTCCCGGCGCGAGCCGTTACACTGGACGGGGACCGGGAGTGGCAGGGATCGACGGCATCAGGCGGACGGTTCGGGACCTCACGGAGGGCCTCGACCTGCGGGAGGCGCCCGGTGAGTTCCGGCGCGACGCGGTCAAGGCCTACGGCGTGCTCGGCCGGGAGCAGCTGGGCCGCCCCGAGCCGAAGCCCTTTCTCGGTCGGTGGTGGTTCCGGGCGCGGGTCCTGTTCTTCGGGCTGTCGTCCAAGCTCTCGCCGGCGCGGCGCCTGCTGTTCGTCGTCTGCCTGGCGCTCGCCCTGTACGGCGCGATCGACCTCCCGGGCGTGGAAAACGTCGGGCCCCTGTCGGACCCGATTCCGCTGGTGCTGGCCGTGGCGGGGCTGGTGCTGCTGCTCGCGCTCGAGCTCGCGGACCGCGTCCTGGTCCGGGACGAGCTTGAGGTCGCCCGTCAGCTGCAGCGGGAGCTGCTGCCCGCCGAGGCGCCGGCGCTCGAGGGCTACCGCTTCGCCTTCTCGTACCGGACCGCCAACACCATCGGCGGCGACTACTACGACTTCTTCGAGATCGGGGACGGCCGGGTCGCGCTGGTTGTCGGCGACGCCAGCGGTCACGGGATCGCCGCCGGGCTGCTGATGGCGATCGCGCATGCCGCCGTTCGCACCGCCATCGACCTCGATCCGTCCCCGCGGGCGGTGATGGACCTCCTCAACCGGGCGCTCTACCGCAGCGGGGGCTCGCGGGCCTTCATGACGTTTTTCTACGGCCTGCTCGAGCCGAGGTCCGGCCGGCTCGACTACGCCTGCGCCGGGCACCCCTACCCGCTGCTGCGGCGGGCCGACGGCGGGGTCGTCGAGCTCGGGGCGGGCTCGCTGCCGCTCGGCCTGCGGCCGGCGGTGGAGCCGGTTCAGGGCGGCGAGGTCGTGCGTCCGGGGGATGTCCTGGTGATGTACACCGATGGCCTGCCGGAGACCTTCGACGAGGCCGGCAACGCCTTCGGCTTCGACGCCCTTCGCGACGAGGTGGGGGCGGGGGGCGACGCGTCGGTCGTCCATGACCGCATCACGGCCGCTCTCGAGCGCTTCGCGCGGGGGGCCCCGCTGGTGGACGACCGCAGCCTGGTGGCGATCAGCCGGGCCCGGTAGGGCTCTCCGCCGGCGCCGGCGCGGGGGCGAGAGCGGTCAATCCAGCGCCACCGGCAGCACGGTCCGCGGATCCGAGCCGTCGCGGCTGACGACCGAGGCGTACAGCGCGAGCGGGCCATCGGTCAACACCGTTGCCAGGAAGGTCGCCGGCCCCAGGCAGCGGGCCGCCGGATCGTCCTCGGGCTCGAGGTGGACCTGGAGCCAGGACCGGGCCGGGATCCGGATCGGGTGGGGAAGCTCGACCTCTGCGCCGTCGATCAGGAGCCCGCCGTCAGCGGCTGGCGAGGGGACGTCGAGCACGGCGACCACCTGGCGGTCGCCCGGGTTGGCAAACCCGAGGTAGGTGTCGAACTCGGTCGGCCCACAGCTGTTCCGGTGCCAGATCAGCGAGGGAAGCAAGTGCTCGCCGGCGTCCGGCAGCCGGTCGACCGAGATCGCAGCGATCTCCTGCCCAGGCCCGGCCAGCAGCCCCGAGCGGCGGGGGTGGGCGTCGGCGATGTGGTTGACGGTGCGGCTGACGACGTGGACCGGGCCGTCCGCGGACAGCACCAGCGCGCCGATGGCGCGGTCGGCGCAGCCGAGGTCCGTGGCGAGGCCGGAGGCGGTCCACACGACCGACGAAAGTGGGGGAACGACGCGCGTCGGGGCGGTCGGGCTGTCGCAGGGCCGGCTGCTGTCCAGGCGCCCGGCGAGGAAGTCGAGCAGCGACACCTGGACCGGCTGCGGGGACAGGTTGGTCAGGTAGATCTCAGAGCTCCAAAGGGCCCCATCCAAGCCCTTGAAGTTGTGGGCAACAAACGGGATGAGGAGGCTTTCGGCGCCGGCCGCCGCCGGTGCGAGCGCGGCAAGCGCCGCCGAGATCAGGAGAATCGTGGATCGCATCATGGCTCCGTGAGAGTGCGGCCGGGCTACCCGGGGCCGCCGGGGTCCCGTAATCTTACTACGGAGCTGGGGTGACGATCGTCGGGCTCTCACGACGGTTTCGTGCGCCGAGCCACGCGAGGGAGGGCACTGCGGCGATGTCGAGCACTGAACGGATCAGCGGGGCCTTCGCACCGGTGCCGACCCCGATCGGTCGCGACGGGGACTTCGACGCCGACGCGCTCGGGCGCCACCTGCGGTGGCTTGCCGGGTCCGGGCTCCACGGCGCGGTGGTGTTGGGCAGCAACGGCGAGTTTCCGTCGTTCACGCTCGAGGAGCGGCGCCGGATCGCCGCCGCTGCCGCCGCGGCCCGCGGCAGCCTGAAGATGGTGCTCGGCGTCGGCTCGTGCGCGGTCGACGAGGCCATCGAGATGGTCGGCGAGGCCGCGCAGCACGGCTACGACGCCGTGCTGTGCCCACCGCCGTTCTACTTTCGGAGACCGTCGACGCGCGGTCTGGTGGCGTTCTTCGGCCGGGTGCTGGACGCGTCACGGGTGCCGGTCCTGGCCTACCACATCCCGCAGCTGACCGGGATCCCGATCAGCGACGAGCTCCTCGATCTCATCGGCGACCACCCCCTGCTCGCCGGGGTCAAGGACTCGAGCGGTGATCCGTCGGAGCTGCAGCGGCTGGTTGGTCGGTGCCGGCGCCGCAGCTTTCTGATCGGGTCGGATCGGCTGGTGCTGGCCGCTCACGAGGCCGGCGGCAGCGGCAGCATCACCGCGGCCGCCAGCGTGGTCCCCGGCCTGGTGGTAGAGGCGGCCCGCAGCGCCCGGGCCCAAGAGGCACTGCTGGCTGTCCGCAACCTGCTCGAGGAGTACGGGCTTCAGGCCGCGGTCAAGGCGCTGCTCCGGCACCGCGGGTTCGGCGAGTACGGCTCCCGACCGCCGTTGATGGGCCTGGAAGCGGAGCCGGAGCGCAGCGCCGAGCTGGTGCGGCGGTTCGAGGAGCTCAGCCCGGGTTGACCGGGTCCACGGCGAGCACCAGCTTGCCGAAGATCTCGCCCGCGGCAAGGAGCCGGTGGGCGTCGGCGACCTGCTCCAGGGGAAGGATGCGGTCCACCACCGGGGAGAGCGTGCCGTCGGCGATCGCGGTGCCGAACCGCTCGAGCAGGGCAACGATGGTCCGGCCCTTGAACGCGGCGGTCCGCGAGCGGAGGGTCGAGCCGATGATCGACAGGCGCTTCGACAGCACCTGGCGGAGGTCGATCTCGGCCTGCGAACCGCCCATCAGCCCGATCACGACCAGGCGACCGTCCTCGGCGAGCAGGCGCAGGTGGGCCGGCAGGTAGCGCGCGCCGATGCAGTCGAGCACCAGGTCGACCCGGCGTCCCCCGGTGGCCTCGAGAGCCGCGGCCACCAGATCGACTTCCCTGTAGTCGAAGGCGCGGGCCGCACCGAGCGCGAGACAGCGCCGGCAGCGCTCGGGCGAGCCGGCCGTCACCATCGCCGGGGCGCCGGCCGCGGCGGCGAGCTGGATGGCCGCGGTCCCGACGCCGCCGCTGCCGCCGTGGACCAGGGCCAGCCTCCCAGGCGCGAGCTCGCCGAGGATGAACAGGTTGAGGAAGGCGGTCACGAAGGCTTCGGGGAAGGCGCCGGCCTGCGCGTTCGAGAAGCCGGCCGGCACCGGCATGAGGCAGGCCGCGGGCGCCACCACCTCCTCGGCGTAGCCGCCGCCGGCAAGCAGCGCCATCACGCGGTCGCCGGGCCTGAAGCGGGACACCCTGCCGCCGACCTCGACCACGGTGCCGGCACACTCGAGCCCCAGGATCGGGGAGGCGCCGTCCGGCGGGGGATAGAGGCCCCGGCGCTGCAGCAGGTCGGCGCGATTGACGCCGGCAGTGGTGACCCGGATCCGGACCCCGTCGGGCGTCATCTCCGGGGCGGCGACCTCACCGATGCGCAGGACCGATTCGTCGCCGAAGCCGTCGCAGACCACCGCTCGCATGAAAAGAGGATACCGGATGGGAGGGTGGGGTCCGTTGTGCCCCGTTTCCGCGCCCGCGCCCGCTTCCGCTCCCGATGGTGTTTGCCGTCCGTGATCCGTATTCGAATGATGAAGCTCGGAAGCGGGCACGGAAGCGGAGACGGTCGTGAAGCGGGTGCCTCGTCCCGGCTCGCCCGCGAAAGGCGCTACAATGCCGACCGCCCCCCGGCGGCGCGGAGGTTCGTGATGCGTGAAGCGGCCATCAAGGCGAAGGACCTGGAGACCTGGGCCGGCTTTCTCCTCGATCACTCGCTGGGCGGGATCGAGCCCGCGGACCGGGTGATGATCAAGGGCGAGCGGATCTGCTGGCCGCTGATGGCGGTGCTCGAGCGCCGCGTCATCCAGGCCGGTGCGGTTGCCGACGTCTGCCTGGTCCCCCCGAACAACGACCGCGGCCGGGTCTGGTCCGCGGTGATGGGGCGTGAGGGCTCGGCCGAGCAGCTGGCGCGGATCCCGGACTGGCACGGCGACCGCTACCGGAGCATGACTAAGTACGTCGAGGTCCTCGGGGGCGAGGACCCGGCCCAGTACGCCGGCCTGGCGCCGGCGCAGCAGCAGGCGCTGGCCGCCGCCGACCGCCCGTTCGCCGACCTGCGCCTCTCCAAGCCGTGGGTGATCACCCTCTACCCGACCCCGGCATTTGCCGCGCTCGAGGGCATGCCGCTTGGCGAGTACACCCGGTTCATCGTGCGCGCCTCGACCACCGATCCGCGGCCGCTGCTCGAGGCCGAGCAGGCCTTGGAGCAGGTCTTCGCCAGCGCGAAGTCGATGACCGTGACGACCAGGCACCCCGACCGGCGCCGCGACTTCGTGCTCGAGCTCGGCCTCTCCTCCGGGCGCCCGATCATGTCGTATGGGCTGCGGAACTTCCCTGACGGGGAGATCTTCACCAGCCCGGACGCGACGGCGACCGAGGGCGAGATCTTCGTCGACCTGCCGGTGAACTACGGCGGCAACGACATCCAGGGGATCTACTTGAAGTTCGAGGGCGGCAGGATCGTCCGTTACCGCGCTGCGGTCGGGCACCAGCACCTCGCCGCGATCATCGAGACCGACGATGGCTCGCACCGGCTTGGCGAGGTCGCGC of the Thermoanaerobaculales bacterium genome contains:
- a CDS encoding PP2C family protein-serine/threonine phosphatase; translation: MAGIDGIRRTVRDLTEGLDLREAPGEFRRDAVKAYGVLGREQLGRPEPKPFLGRWWFRARVLFFGLSSKLSPARRLLFVVCLALALYGAIDLPGVENVGPLSDPIPLVLAVAGLVLLLALELADRVLVRDELEVARQLQRELLPAEAPALEGYRFAFSYRTANTIGGDYYDFFEIGDGRVALVVGDASGHGIAAGLLMAIAHAAVRTAIDLDPSPRAVMDLLNRALYRSGGSRAFMTFFYGLLEPRSGRLDYACAGHPYPLLRRADGGVVELGAGSLPLGLRPAVEPVQGGEVVRPGDVLVMYTDGLPETFDEAGNAFGFDALRDEVGAGGDASVVHDRITAALERFARGAPLVDDRSLVAISRAR
- a CDS encoding M4 family metallopeptidase; the protein is MQKQSFRGIALAVCFGVAVSAGAVDARSAREDAIEELERDGGGALRIELDRASGVPRLIRLAPGSLPLAGASTAERAHSFLARYGRAFGLDDAVRDLAPGRRFADRLGGEHQSFHQLHLGVPVFGAELRLHFSPAGELETVNGRVVPGISLASVVPAVTGDQAAATGAALVAKQSRRSGLLTTVRGPLVFRSGLVAGRPAGDYLVWEVEVGNGADVRELLYVDAHDGDIVDQITGIEHIHRTIYHRNLGARVWDEGDPLPFSGIGDLEDGEVNGLINFAEDTYRLFENLSGGSFRSWNGHDAAMRSIYEDQNLSCPNAWWTGNYTGFCQSTAADDVVAHEWTHAYTDSTHDLIYQWQPGALNEAFSDIFGEIVDQINGAGNDDPHPLRGPLTCTGYVGSNSVRIAVQAPAAVAGEYLAGSADFNPPPPWSVLGTVQLVDDGVGIVADGCEPFVGFEPGGIAFVEFRYGACSYRDRVANAQEAGAAGVLVMNTINDVVYDMPGDGPQLEVPAAFISKSLGLAIRAAAAEGVVVELSFAIDDSVRWVVAEDTLWNGLRDMWHPNCAGDPGKVSDSQYYCSADDGGGVHTNSGVPNHAFALAVDGGTYNGHTVAGIGLTKAAHIWWRAMSVYQTQITDFTDHAQLAELSCRDLVGAPLTDLETGAPSLESVTGADCDQVAEAMLAVEMFDFPLQCAFDLVLDPDAPALPRYATELFAEDFDAAPGPEWTVSNQGVDPQDYIPRDWQWTADAPFGGDGGAMFATNDDFGGNCTTNDQSAVLRLVSPQLTMPGGGLPVLLIDHYVATEPAADGGNVKISVNGGPFELLPEEAFLFNPYNQALDGPPHNRNPIAGQPAFSGLNEGSFRGSWGQSQVNLARIVAPGDTFRLRFDFGVDGCTGWDGWYLDGVRVVLADSVLRGGHRLQP
- a CDS encoding dihydrodipicolinate synthase family protein → MSSTERISGAFAPVPTPIGRDGDFDADALGRHLRWLAGSGLHGAVVLGSNGEFPSFTLEERRRIAAAAAAARGSLKMVLGVGSCAVDEAIEMVGEAAQHGYDAVLCPPPFYFRRPSTRGLVAFFGRVLDASRVPVLAYHIPQLTGIPISDELLDLIGDHPLLAGVKDSSGDPSELQRLVGRCRRRSFLIGSDRLVLAAHEAGGSGSITAAASVVPGLVVEAARSARAQEALLAVRNLLEEYGLQAAVKALLRHRGFGEYGSRPPLMGLEAEPERSAELVRRFEELSPG
- a CDS encoding aminopeptidase translates to MREAAIKAKDLETWAGFLLDHSLGGIEPADRVMIKGERICWPLMAVLERRVIQAGAVADVCLVPPNNDRGRVWSAVMGREGSAEQLARIPDWHGDRYRSMTKYVEVLGGEDPAQYAGLAPAQQQALAAADRPFADLRLSKPWVITLYPTPAFAALEGMPLGEYTRFIVRASTTDPRPLLEAEQALEQVFASAKSMTVTTRHPDRRRDFVLELGLSSGRPIMSYGLRNFPDGEIFTSPDATATEGEIFVDLPVNYGGNDIQGIYLKFEGGRIVRYRAAVGHQHLAAIIETDDGSHRLGEVALGMNPGLDRVLKHPLFVEKVGGTLHIAIGASYEGCFVDDPRSDKGAARIKRLERSGVLNRSAQHVDIVADFRPGGCGRRVRVGDVELRPANGVWVVAG
- a CDS encoding NAD(P)H-quinone oxidoreductase; this translates as MRAVVCDGFGDESVLRIGEVAAPEMTPDGVRIRVTTAGVNRADLLQRRGLYPPPDGASPILGLECAGTVVEVGGRVSRFRPGDRVMALLAGGGYAEEVVAPAACLMPVPAGFSNAQAGAFPEAFVTAFLNLFILGELAPGRLALVHGGSGGVGTAAIQLAAAAGAPAMVTAGSPERCRRCLALGAARAFDYREVDLVAAALEATGGRRVDLVLDCIGARYLPAHLRLLAEDGRLVVIGLMGGSQAEIDLRQVLSKRLSIIGSTLRSRTAAFKGRTIVALLERFGTAIADGTLSPVVDRILPLEQVADAHRLLAAGEIFGKLVLAVDPVNPG